The Salmo trutta chromosome 6, fSalTru1.1, whole genome shotgun sequence genome has a window encoding:
- the acad11 gene encoding acyl-CoA dehydrogenase family member 11 isoform X3 yields the protein MTSSLSDNAGVPTPEDLISIYCRCRGIPSSLPQLNFYLALSVFKMGIYVRHLLCNASAPNAAQFGQSVEPLAQVGLQIAQSC from the exons ATGACAAGCTCACTGTCAGACAATGCAG GTGTACCCACTCCTGAGGACCTGATCTCCATCTACTGCCGCTGCAGGGGGATCCCATCCTCTCTGCCTCAGCTCAACTTCTACCTGGCCCTCTCTGTCTTTAAGATG GGCATCTATGTCCGCCACCTCCTGTGCAATGCCAGTGCTCCGAATGCTGCCCAGTTTGGCCAGAGTGTGGAGCCGTTGGCCCAGGTTGGGCTGCAGATTGCACAAAG
- the acad11 gene encoding acyl-CoA dehydrogenase family member 11 isoform X2 has product MTSSLSDNAGVPTPEDLISIYCRCRGIPSSLPQLNFYLALSVFKMGIYVRHLLCNASAPNAAQFGQSVEPLAQVGLQIAQRCQTVCPDG; this is encoded by the exons ATGACAAGCTCACTGTCAGACAATGCAG GTGTACCCACTCCTGAGGACCTGATCTCCATCTACTGCCGCTGCAGGGGGATCCCATCCTCTCTGCCTCAGCTCAACTTCTACCTGGCCCTCTCTGTCTTTAAGATG GGCATCTATGTCCGCCACCTCCTGTGCAATGCCAGTGCTCCGAATGCTGCCCAGTTTGGCCAGAGTGTGGAGCCGTTGGCCCAGGTTGGGCTGCAGATTGCACAAAG ATGCCAGACTGTTTGTCCAGATGGCTAA